From Etheostoma cragini isolate CJK2018 chromosome 17, CSU_Ecrag_1.0, whole genome shotgun sequence, one genomic window encodes:
- the comtd1 gene encoding catechol O-methyltransferase domain-containing protein 1: MATGINICFCIGFAVVLTGVGKSAFIGKSHSHGKDNLVLQYVVNNSLREHPVLTKLRLRTLEDPGNIMMVASEQAQFMANLIRLINATKAIEIGMYTGYNTLSMALAMPENGNVVACEIEETYVDIAKPFFKEAGVENKIDVRHQIAMKTLSDLTAAGEAGTFDFVFIDADKSNYDRYYEKSLELIRPGGIIAIDNVLWSGKVLNPAPTDLTSQALDGLNKKLHKDQRIDLSMLIMGDGLSIVIKR, translated from the exons ATGGCTACAGGTATCAACATATGTTTTTGCATTGGATTTGCTGTTGTACTCACAG GTGTGGGAAAGTCTGCCTTTATTGGGAAGAGCCACAGCCACGGGAAGGACAATCTTGTGCTGCAGTATGTTGTTAACAACTCACTGAGGGAGCACCCAGTCCTCACCAAACTCAGACTG AGAACCCTTGAAGATCCCGGGAACATAATGATGGTTGCCAGTGAACAAGCCCAGTTTATGGCCAATCTAATTAGATTGATAAATGCAACAAAAGCTATTGAAATTG GAATGTACACAGGGTACAACACACTGAGCATGGCTTTGGCCATGCCAGAGAATGGAAATGTGGTAGCTTGTGAAATAGAAGAAACCTACGTGGACATTGCCAAACCATTTTTTAAAGAG GCTGGAGTTGAAAATAAGATAGATGTACGCCATCAAATAGccatgaagacactaa GTGACCTGACTGCAGCCGGGGAAGCTGGGACATTTGACTTTGTGTTCATCGATGCTGATAAATCCAACTATGACAGATACTATGAGAAGTCCCTTGAGCTCATACGACCAGGGGGAATCATCGCCATTGACAAT GTGCTGTGGAGCGGAAAGGTACTGAATCCTGCCCCCACTGACCTCACATCCCAGGCTCTGGATGGCCTCAATAAGAAGCTACACAAGGACCAGAGGATTGATCTGAGCATGCTAATTATGGGCGACGGGCTGTCCATTGTCATTAAACGCTAA
- the LOC117960888 gene encoding neurofilament light polypeptide: MANRFLLPHKNTQDEYLQYKPKRSALDASVVSTGMNLTKSGKFNEKELMHGLNDRLAGFIEKVHHLEYQNQLLEREIGELRSKAKPASGLEKEYGPELRTLRQLVQDITHQKHQIEIEHQNLEEEVSNLRRQHEQEKRSRSDAESNIVLLNKDINDAYQAKLRLDEKAQALVDEIHFLKRNHDAEVSELSDQIRGAQVTVKANEFGNPSVTAALRDIRAQLEGHTVSDVQQMGETFRSQFARLTEAAESKRAALKSTQQEIQEHRRRLQAKNIELDCAKGTREALEKQLHDVEDRHKEEMIHYQNTIKELENELINCKFDMSGYLREYQDLLNVKMALDVEILSYRKLLCGEEARLSGMPDSHVSLPYIYHQSPVYTLPYLSRPEGSHRRAEPRYKFVEEIITETTREIEMSEFEETGSEETEVEKDEQECAKRDRGNSEEETDNKDCREDKGEQMSDSEQNQVASVGNLVNGGDDVGHGELDDSEEQQKGKGESEEAEAAGNERDRDIDRNTQSKVLLSESLDEEGSGNQKVAENIKEEKEAPVMVTVEKDLSSKPDKLKPEVTVEDELLKKSDKKKNGDADKDAFISAEVMKPVDETSSQVPVVEITNFTGETKSTLSVETDKLSEKAQVAFKSEEKEENTHKEPKGIYKTEAAKDEDKVAKGSQDARHDSNTSQDKASVQTVLPGEKTTVNAEIKELHQGTSPGSQDQKSKLSEVSEKIKHPKSKTEKVESSESEK; encoded by the exons ATGGCTAACAGATTCCTCCTTCCGCACAAAAATACTCAAGATGAGTATTTACAGTACAAGCCCAAACGTTCGGCATTAGATGCCAGCGTCGTGTCCACGGGCATGAATTTGACTAAATCTGGGAAGTTTAATGAGAAAGAATTGATGCATGGCTTGAACGATCGTCTCGCAGGATTTATAGAGAAGGTGCACCATCTGGAGTACCAGAATCAACTGCTGGAGAGAGAAATCGGGGAACTCAGGAGTAAAGCGAAACCCGCATCTGGTTTGGAGAAAGAGTATGGACCAGAGCTCAGGACACTGAGACAGCTGGTTCAGGATATTACTCATCAGAAGCATCAGATTGAAATCGAACATCAGAATTTAGAGGAAGAAGTGTCCAACCTGAGAAGACAACATGAACAGGAAAAGCGTAGCAGATCGGACGCAGAGAGCAACATTGTGCTCCTCAACAAGGACATCAATGACGCGTATCAAGCTAAACTACGGCTGGACGAGAAAGCACAGGCTCTCGTGGATGAAATCCACTTCCTGAAGAGAAACCATGATGCCGAGGTGTCAGAGTTGTCTGACCAAATCCGGGGTGCGCAGGTGACTGTCAAGGCGAATGAATTTGGCAACCCCAGCGTCACTGCGGCACTGCGGGACATCAGGGCACAACTGGAAGGCCACACCGTGTCCGACGTCCAGCAAATGGGAGAAACTTTCCGATCTCAGTTTGCAAGATTAACGGAGGCAGCTGAGAGCAAGAGAGCGGCGTTAAAATCGACCCAGCAAGAGATCCAGGAGCACAGGAGGCGCCTGCAGGCCAAGAACATCGAACTGGACTGCGCTAAAGGCACCAGGGAAGCGCTGGAGAAACAACTTCATGACGTTGAGGATCGACACAAGGAAGAAATGATTCATTACCAG AACACAATCAaagaacttgaaaatgagctcATAAATTGCAAATTCGATATGTCGGGTTACCTGCGGGAATACCAGGACCTGTTAAATGTGAAGATGGCTCTGGATGTAGAGATACTGTCTTACAG AAAACTTCTCTGCGGTGAGGAGGCTCGGCTATCTGGAATGCCAGACAGCCACGTCTCCCTGCCCTACATCTACCACCAGTCCCCCGTTTACACCCTGCCTTACCTCAGCCGCCCGGAAGGCTCACACAGACGAGCTGAGCCCCGGTACAAGTTCGTAGAGGAGATCATAACGGAgaccaccagggaaattgagaTGTCAGAGTTTGAAGAGACAGGATCGGAGGAGACAGAGGTGGAAAAAGATGAGCAGGAGTGTGCCAAAAGAGATAGAGGGAACAGTGAGGAAGAGACTGATAATAAAGACTGTCGAGAGGACAAAGGTGAACAGATGTCTGATAGTGAGCAGAATCAAGTAGCATCAGTGGGGAATTTAGTGAACGGAGGTGATGATGTTGGTCATGGTGAGCTGGATGATAGTGAAGaacaacaaaaaggcaaagGAGAGTCAGAGGAGGCTGAAGCAGCTGGCAATGAAAGGGACCGTGACATAGACAGAAATACTCAAAGCAAAGTTTTATTGAGTGAGAGCCTTGATGAGGAAGGAAGTGGAAATCAAAAAGTAgctgaaaacataaaagaagagaaagaagctcCAGTGATGGTAACAGTGGAGAAAGATCTTTCTTCAAAACCAGATAAGTTAAAGCCAGAGGTCACTGTGGAGGATGAACTTTTgaaaaaatctgataaaaagaaaaacggaGATGCGGACAAAGATGCTTTTATCTCAGCTGAAGTGATGAAGCCTGTTGACGAGACCTCGAGCCAAGTTCCTGTTGTAGAAATAACTAATTTTACAGGAGAAACAAAATCCACATTGTCTGTAGAGACAGACAAGCTTTCAGAAAAGGCTCAAGTAGCATTTAAGagtgaggaaaaggaggagaacaCTCATAAAGAGCCAAAGGGAATCTATAAAACTGAAGCTGCAAAAGATGAGGATAAAGTAGCAAAAGGCAGCCAAGATGCCAGACATGATAGCAATACAAGTCAAGATAAAGCGTCTGTCCAAACTGTCTTACCAGGGGAAAAGACAACTGTCAATGCAGAAATCAAAGAGTTGCATCAGGGGACATCACCAGGAAGCCAGGATCAGAAATCAAAGCTGTCTGAAGTTTCAGAGAAAATAAAGCATCCTAAAAGTAAAACTGAGAAGGTGGAGAGCAGTGAGTCAGAGAAATAA